One genomic segment of Sebaldella sp. S0638 includes these proteins:
- a CDS encoding GNAT family N-acetyltransferase — MNIMIKKAQNPEHYKIIEILADEIWNECYISIISKEQIEYMLKNFQSENIIKEQSESGYLYFFAEYNGKYAGYCCIVPENDGIFLSKFYMKKEFRGKGIAKQLFNHALKPFLAQKPLRIHLTVNKHNADSIAVYKKMGFEVFNECINDIGNGFVMDDFEMECFLQPDNL; from the coding sequence ATGAACATTATGATCAAAAAAGCACAGAACCCTGAACATTACAAAATTATAGAAATACTTGCAGATGAAATCTGGAATGAGTGCTATATTTCCATTATCAGCAAAGAACAAATCGAATACATGCTGAAAAATTTTCAGTCGGAAAACATTATAAAAGAACAGTCAGAAAGCGGCTATCTTTATTTTTTTGCAGAATATAACGGTAAATATGCAGGTTACTGCTGTATAGTACCTGAAAATGACGGGATTTTCCTAAGTAAATTTTATATGAAAAAAGAATTTCGAGGCAAGGGAATAGCCAAACAGCTTTTTAACCATGCACTAAAACCTTTTCTGGCTCAAAAGCCACTTCGTATACATCTTACTGTTAACAAGCATAATGCAGACTCAATTGCTGTTTACAAAAAAATGGGATTTGAAGTCTTTAATGAGTGTATAAATGATATTGGAAACGGCTTCGTAATGGATGACTTTGAAATGGAATGTTTTTTACAGCCGGATAATTTATAA
- a CDS encoding sodium:proton antiporter — MALSMAFIVLAGLLLNYIFTKLKLPGFLGMIILGVAAGPYGFNFLDKNLIEISGDLRTIALIIILLRAGLGISRSELKKVGTIALKFTCIPGLIEGFTVAFVSMKLLGFSFIEGGMLGFIIAAVSPAVVVPFMIFLTENKIGTEKGIPTIILAGASADDVFAITLFTVFLGLYGGSSANPFLQVLGIPLSIILGTAVGIITGIILVRVFKKFHIRDTKKVLIILSISIFLKGMENFLQDKIEIASLIGVMTIGFIILEKLPAVAGRLSGKFNKIWVFAEILLFVLVGAQVNVHVAIDAGMTGIVIILAGLAGRSIGGYIATIGSNLNMKERLFCILAYIPKATVQAAIGGIPLAAGVASGDVILAIAVLSIIITAPAGAVLMKLSYKNLLE; from the coding sequence ATGGCACTTAGTATGGCATTTATAGTTTTAGCGGGATTACTGCTGAATTATATATTTACAAAATTAAAATTACCGGGTTTTCTGGGGATGATTATTCTGGGAGTAGCAGCAGGGCCTTACGGATTTAATTTTTTGGATAAAAATCTTATTGAAATATCAGGAGATTTGAGAACAATAGCCCTTATAATAATTTTATTACGAGCAGGATTAGGAATCAGCAGAAGCGAGCTAAAAAAAGTAGGGACAATCGCATTGAAATTTACTTGTATTCCGGGACTTATCGAAGGTTTTACCGTTGCGTTTGTTTCGATGAAATTATTAGGATTCTCATTTATAGAAGGAGGAATGCTGGGATTTATAATTGCAGCTGTATCACCGGCTGTAGTGGTGCCGTTTATGATATTTCTTACTGAGAATAAAATAGGTACTGAAAAAGGAATTCCTACAATTATACTCGCAGGAGCTTCAGCTGATGATGTCTTTGCAATAACATTATTTACTGTATTTCTGGGTCTTTACGGAGGAAGCAGTGCTAATCCTTTTTTACAGGTTTTGGGAATTCCGCTGTCTATAATTTTGGGAACAGCTGTAGGGATAATAACTGGAATTATTCTGGTCAGAGTTTTTAAAAAATTTCATATAAGAGATACAAAAAAAGTGTTGATTATATTATCGATCTCAATTTTTCTTAAAGGTATGGAAAATTTTCTTCAGGATAAAATAGAGATTGCTTCACTTATAGGTGTGATGACAATAGGATTTATTATACTGGAAAAACTTCCTGCTGTGGCTGGACGTTTATCCGGGAAATTTAATAAAATATGGGTTTTTGCGGAAATACTGCTTTTTGTTTTGGTAGGAGCTCAAGTAAATGTTCATGTGGCGATAGATGCTGGTATGACCGGGATTGTGATAATTCTGGCGGGACTTGCAGGGAGAAGTATAGGCGGATATATAGCTACAATCGGGAGTAATCTGAATATGAAAGAAAGGTTATTTTGTATTCTGGCTTATATACCCAAGGCAACAGTACAGGCCGCAATAGGGGGAATACCTCTTGCAGCGGGAGTGGCTTCCGGAGATGTTATACTTGCCATAGCAGTACTGTCAATTATAATTACTGCACCGGCCGGGGCTGTTCTTATGAAATTATCATATAAAAATCTTTTGGAATAA
- a CDS encoding PTS sugar transporter subunit IIC: MKKDKKSISDYFGMVAVKLGGQIHLRSLRDGFASIMPFMILAGFVIFINYVILEPSGFMGKIIDPKILTRLQEIGSSVSNGTLGVITIIVTASVSYHLSQNRNFNNVLASVLVSLSTLFVVTPFMSTFKPEGLNESFVVNGVIPVNYTNATGMFVGIIVGLLATDIFIKLSANKRLQINIAGDIPPAVIKSFNVLIPIMINVIVFAIISFLLNLLFKVDFNQLISMIITKPLSHVTTSLFGFLFLMCLGNLFFGFGIHQAVISNPLLDPFLLQNMQENMLAYANHQPIPHIITSAFKDVFGITGGSGNTIALLIAIFIFGRRKDYKDVAKMSFMPGLFNINEPVIFGLPIVFNPFLIVPFVIVPVFSLVVAYFATSIGLINHVVVQIPWTTPPVISAFLATGGDWRAAVLHLIIIIVTIFIYLPFLKMDERMSKADIENTSDVKE; encoded by the coding sequence ATGAAAAAAGATAAAAAAAGTATATCTGATTATTTTGGAATGGTAGCTGTAAAACTGGGCGGACAGATTCATCTGAGATCACTGAGAGACGGCTTTGCATCTATTATGCCTTTTATGATTCTGGCAGGTTTTGTGATATTTATTAATTATGTTATTTTGGAACCATCAGGATTTATGGGGAAAATAATAGACCCGAAAATTCTTACAAGGCTTCAGGAAATAGGAAGTTCGGTTTCCAACGGGACACTCGGTGTAATAACTATTATTGTAACTGCATCAGTTTCATATCATCTCAGTCAGAACAGAAATTTTAATAATGTACTTGCATCGGTATTAGTAAGTTTATCCACACTTTTTGTCGTGACACCTTTTATGAGTACATTTAAACCAGAAGGGCTAAATGAAAGTTTCGTGGTAAACGGTGTTATTCCTGTGAATTATACCAATGCTACGGGTATGTTCGTAGGAATCATAGTAGGGCTTCTTGCTACTGATATATTTATAAAGCTGTCTGCAAATAAAAGACTTCAGATAAATATAGCGGGAGATATACCGCCGGCAGTAATAAAATCATTTAATGTACTGATTCCGATTATGATAAATGTAATTGTTTTTGCAATAATTTCGTTTTTGCTGAATCTTCTGTTCAAAGTTGATTTTAACCAGCTTATTTCCATGATTATTACAAAACCTTTGAGTCATGTTACTACAAGTCTTTTTGGATTTTTATTTTTAATGTGTCTGGGGAATCTGTTTTTTGGATTTGGTATTCATCAGGCTGTTATTTCCAATCCTTTGCTGGATCCGTTCCTGCTGCAGAATATGCAGGAAAATATGCTTGCATATGCGAATCATCAGCCGATACCTCACATAATAACTTCTGCATTTAAAGATGTTTTTGGTATTACAGGAGGTTCAGGAAATACAATAGCTCTTCTTATAGCGATTTTTATATTTGGAAGAAGAAAAGACTATAAAGATGTGGCTAAAATGTCATTTATGCCTGGATTGTTCAATATAAACGAACCGGTGATTTTCGGTCTGCCTATAGTTTTTAACCCGTTTCTTATAGTACCATTTGTAATAGTACCGGTGTTTTCTCTGGTTGTTGCATATTTTGCCACGTCAATAGGGCTTATAAATCACGTGGTAGTACAGATTCCATGGACAACACCTCCGGTTATTTCGGCGTTTCTTGCCACAGGGGGAGACTGGCGTGCGGCAGTATTACATCTGATAATTATTATAGTTACAATATTTATATACCTTCCTTTTTTGAAAATGGATGAGCGTATGTCAAAAGCAGATATAGAGAATACTTCTGATGTAAAAGAGTAA
- a CDS encoding glycoside hydrolase family 1 protein has translation MEKKLIFPEGFWWGSAWSAEQSEGTGATGKAETIWKRWFSEEPNRFYDRVGPEVTTDHFNRYKDDIKLMKETGHNSFRLSLSWARLFPNGGRGEINRKAVDFYRDLMGEMIKNDIKPFINLYHFDMPMELQELGGWASRETVEAYVNYAVSCFKEFGDLGYHWFTSNEPLGPILGTYLEDFHYPNLIDFKEGAQAAFYTILAHAKAIKEFKKLNLKSKIGVILNLSPTYPRSSNKWDLEAAEIADAFYTRSFLDPMVKGTFNKKLVSILKEYDQMPDYTEEDLKIISENTAQILGLNYYEPRRVKARLTAVNKNSPFLPEWFFELHNMPGKRMNIYRGWEIYEKGIYDLCIDIKENYDNIESFISENGMGVADEERFLGENGQIIDEYRINYIKDHLAYLYKAVNEGCNIKGYHLWTFIDCWSWINAYKNRYGLVSLDLATQKRTIKKSGEFFKKMTEENGFLYDTDKLV, from the coding sequence ATGGAAAAGAAGCTGATATTTCCCGAAGGCTTTTGGTGGGGATCGGCATGGTCTGCAGAACAGTCAGAAGGAACAGGGGCTACAGGGAAAGCGGAAACTATATGGAAACGATGGTTTAGTGAAGAACCCAACAGATTTTATGACAGAGTGGGGCCGGAGGTAACCACTGACCATTTTAACCGTTATAAAGATGACATAAAACTCATGAAAGAAACAGGACATAATTCTTTCAGGCTTTCTCTATCGTGGGCACGTTTGTTCCCTAACGGCGGCAGAGGTGAAATAAACAGAAAAGCCGTTGATTTTTACAGGGATCTTATGGGTGAAATGATAAAAAATGATATAAAACCTTTTATAAATTTATATCACTTTGATATGCCCATGGAATTACAGGAGCTTGGAGGCTGGGCATCACGTGAAACAGTGGAGGCATATGTTAATTATGCAGTTTCATGCTTTAAGGAATTTGGCGATCTTGGTTATCACTGGTTTACATCTAATGAACCGCTCGGGCCGATATTAGGAACATATCTTGAGGATTTTCATTATCCGAATCTTATAGATTTTAAAGAAGGAGCACAGGCGGCTTTTTATACAATACTGGCACATGCAAAAGCAATAAAGGAATTTAAGAAACTAAACCTGAAGTCAAAAATAGGAGTTATTTTGAATCTTAGCCCTACTTATCCGAGAAGCAGCAATAAATGGGATTTGGAAGCGGCGGAAATTGCAGATGCTTTTTACACAAGAAGTTTTCTTGATCCTATGGTAAAAGGGACTTTTAATAAAAAGCTGGTGTCTATTCTGAAAGAATATGATCAAATGCCTGATTATACAGAGGAAGATTTGAAAATAATATCAGAAAATACAGCTCAGATACTAGGGCTTAATTATTATGAGCCGAGAAGAGTGAAGGCAAGGTTAACTGCTGTTAATAAAAACAGTCCTTTTCTTCCTGAATGGTTTTTTGAACTTCATAATATGCCTGGAAAAAGAATGAATATATACCGCGGATGGGAAATATATGAAAAGGGAATTTATGATTTATGCATAGATATAAAGGAAAACTATGATAATATAGAGTCATTTATTTCTGAAAACGGTATGGGCGTGGCAGATGAGGAAAGATTTCTCGGAGAAAACGGACAGATCATAGATGAATACAGAATAAATTACATAAAAGACCATCTGGCTTATCTCTATAAAGCTGTAAATGAAGGATGCAACATAAAAGGATATCATCTGTGGACATTCATAGACTGCTGGTCATGGATAAATGCATATAAAAACAGATACGGGCTTGTTTCGCTGGATCTTGCCACACAAAAAAGAACAATAAAAAAGAGCGGGGAATTTTTTAAAAAGATGACAGAAGAAAACGGCTTTCTATATGATACTGACAAATTAGTATAA
- a CDS encoding GntR family transcriptional regulator, which yields MEPKIKYMYIYNDVKNKINNNKYKIDTKLPTETELAEIYNCSKLTVKKALGLLESEGMLIRRRGSGTYVKRHSILNNEFIIEPTSNLTDKYGEKNVESKIVKFLIEKPTEKIAEILNIEDDYIYHIERIRYINKQPYSIEYTYMPLSLIKGLEPKHLEHSIYNYIQDVLKLKIKTGHIFIRGKEFTKEEKKLLNIKNEKFSIELEKKVYLDDGSIFEYSATKHLYEHFVFETIFVNN from the coding sequence ATGGAACCAAAAATAAAATATATGTATATATATAATGACGTAAAAAATAAAATAAATAATAATAAATATAAAATTGATACAAAACTTCCCACTGAGACAGAACTTGCCGAAATCTATAACTGCAGCAAGCTCACCGTAAAAAAAGCTCTCGGTCTTCTTGAAAGTGAGGGAATGCTTATAAGAAGAAGGGGTTCAGGTACTTATGTGAAAAGGCATTCTATTCTGAATAATGAATTCATTATAGAACCTACATCAAACCTTACTGACAAATACGGCGAAAAAAACGTGGAGTCCAAAATAGTAAAATTTCTTATAGAAAAACCGACGGAAAAAATTGCAGAGATTTTGAATATTGAAGATGACTATATTTACCATATAGAAAGAATAAGATATATAAATAAACAGCCTTATTCAATAGAATATACCTATATGCCCCTTTCGCTGATAAAGGGTCTTGAACCAAAGCATCTGGAACATTCTATTTATAATTATATACAGGATGTACTAAAACTAAAGATAAAAACAGGGCATATTTTTATCAGGGGAAAAGAATTTACCAAAGAAGAAAAAAAACTTCTGAATATAAAAAATGAAAAATTCAGTATCGAACTGGAAAAAAAAGTTTATCTTGATGACGGAAGTATTTTTGAATATTCAGCTACAAAGCATCTTTACGAGCATTTTGTCTTTGAGACTATATTTGTTAATAATTAA
- a CDS encoding DUF1214 domain-containing protein, whose translation MEINDSSSQIRFIKKNILKIFTLGMLFLLVIPSFAAAKPTEDEITDSYLYMLGRYLLIRQENQDVNVEKLGYNKIKYNSPGSSEFANPNLDVVYMESWIAVDKDNAVILNVPEIKDRYYTVQFLDGWGEVLTNINDRTSPDHPYGKLAIVLKGTNPKNVPKDALKIEVPFNKVKMLARIELKGTPDEAVRLQKMFTLEVPANIKIAPVVSIPDFTNSKLIGSEIFSKTDEVLKSYPDSMPKASEYQKTVKKVADYMKASAENKKYIDNILETKAIPKFIEKTNGFGVEKNGWVVTYGAGEFGNDIILRDIVNYAGTWGNTTNEVIYFGGMKDVDTGQLLNGNNTYKIVFPKESLPDSMAEAFWSITLYNKPDYHVAKNALNKYGLNNITGVQKNKDGSLTVWIGPELPKGAFQKNWIPTEKGREFILNFRLYVPKEPVKNGTWFPPVIQKVNS comes from the coding sequence ATGGAAATTAATGATTCTAGCAGTCAGATAAGATTTATCAAAAAAAATATTTTAAAAATTTTTACACTGGGAATGCTTTTTTTACTTGTAATTCCAAGTTTTGCCGCAGCTAAACCCACTGAGGATGAGATAACTGACAGTTATCTGTACATGCTGGGAAGATATTTATTAATAAGGCAGGAAAACCAAGATGTAAATGTGGAAAAATTAGGTTATAATAAAATAAAATATAATTCACCGGGGTCATCGGAATTTGCCAATCCTAATCTGGATGTGGTGTATATGGAGTCATGGATAGCTGTTGATAAAGATAATGCTGTTATCTTAAATGTACCTGAAATAAAAGACCGTTATTATACAGTACAGTTTTTAGACGGGTGGGGTGAAGTGCTGACAAATATAAACGACAGAACATCGCCTGATCATCCGTACGGGAAACTCGCCATTGTATTAAAAGGGACGAATCCTAAAAATGTTCCAAAAGATGCTTTGAAAATAGAGGTTCCGTTTAACAAGGTGAAAATGCTTGCGCGTATAGAATTAAAAGGGACGCCTGATGAAGCTGTAAGATTACAGAAAATGTTTACTTTAGAAGTACCGGCAAATATAAAAATAGCTCCTGTGGTTAGTATACCCGACTTTACTAATTCAAAGCTGATAGGTTCTGAAATATTCTCAAAAACAGATGAGGTGCTGAAATCATATCCGGATTCTATGCCTAAAGCATCTGAATATCAGAAGACAGTTAAGAAAGTAGCAGATTATATGAAAGCTTCTGCCGAAAATAAAAAATATATTGATAACATTTTGGAAACAAAGGCAATTCCTAAATTTATAGAAAAAACAAATGGTTTTGGAGTGGAGAAAAACGGATGGGTTGTTACTTATGGAGCAGGTGAGTTTGGAAATGATATTATCCTTCGTGATATAGTGAATTATGCCGGAACTTGGGGAAATACAACAAATGAAGTAATTTATTTCGGCGGGATGAAAGATGTGGATACAGGTCAGCTGCTAAACGGAAACAATACGTATAAAATAGTATTTCCAAAAGAATCATTGCCGGATTCAATGGCTGAAGCATTTTGGTCAATAACACTTTATAATAAACCGGATTATCATGTAGCTAAAAATGCCTTGAATAAATACGGTTTAAATAATATAACAGGAGTGCAGAAAAACAAAGATGGTTCATTAACTGTCTGGATTGGTCCGGAACTTCCTAAAGGTGCTTTTCAGAAGAACTGGATTCCAACAGAAAAAGGACGGGAATTTATACTGAACTTTCGTTTGTATGTTCCAAAAGAGCCGGTAAAGAACGGGACTTGGTTTCCTCCTGTGATACAAAAAGTGAATAGTTAA
- a CDS encoding GntR family transcriptional regulator: MDKPRIDKLSHIPLYAQVKDDMKEKINSGILCEGDYLPSEFKLMEEYNVSRTTIRQAIEILVQENYLARKRGVGTLIAKPKTDYWDLSELRSFDEEAQRKGMVSRTKLIDFSIVKSNDELADIFGENEKEFYKLERLRYIDESPLELVMTYIPKSLAAGLEKFDFSSNSLFDVLYKYYNVKVNYAEKTFAAINATKEDSKALEIIPETAIQLVKTVTFDANYNPVEYSVSKDRGLISKFKISLSRKKNR, encoded by the coding sequence ATGGATAAGCCTAGAATTGATAAATTAAGTCATATTCCGTTGTACGCACAGGTAAAGGATGATATGAAAGAGAAGATAAATTCGGGAATTTTATGTGAGGGTGATTATCTTCCTTCGGAATTTAAGCTGATGGAAGAGTATAACGTGAGCAGAACCACAATAAGACAAGCTATAGAAATACTGGTACAGGAAAATTATCTGGCGAGAAAGCGCGGAGTAGGAACACTTATAGCAAAGCCTAAGACTGACTACTGGGATCTGTCAGAGCTCAGAAGTTTTGACGAGGAAGCTCAAAGAAAGGGTATGGTCAGCAGAACAAAGCTGATAGACTTTAGTATAGTGAAATCCAATGATGAATTAGCAGATATTTTCGGAGAAAACGAGAAAGAATTTTATAAGCTGGAAAGGCTGAGATATATAGACGAATCTCCTTTGGAGCTGGTTATGACATATATTCCGAAGAGTCTTGCGGCAGGTCTGGAAAAATTTGATTTCTCCAGTAATTCATTATTTGATGTATTGTATAAATATTATAACGTAAAGGTAAATTATGCGGAAAAAACTTTCGCGGCAATAAATGCCACTAAAGAGGATTCCAAAGCACTGGAAATTATTCCGGAAACTGCCATCCAGCTTGTCAAAACAGTAACATTTGATGCAAATTATAATCCCGTGGAGTATTCTGTTTCAAAAGACCGGGGTCTTATTTCAAAATTTAAGATATCATTAAGCAGAAAAAAGAACAGATAG
- a CDS encoding SDR family oxidoreductase: MSNTWLDMTGKVIIVTGGSMGIGLHIVEDLLSAGATVVIADKSKNDELASKENVFHFTCDISKKIEVDSLMEETVKKFGKIDGLVNNAAVHGPRLLVDYYNNDPEREASEKDFDFMVSVNLKGAFFCSQAAARIMIRQKSGVIVNISSEAGNEGSLGQSIYSATKGALNAFTLSWAKELGRFNIRVIGVAPGINEPTPMGNAEHVAEFAYARGVKPSDVSPDYAKTLPLGRVGKLDEIADLVTYLLSERSSYITGTIVNVTGGKSRG; encoded by the coding sequence ATGAGTAACACATGGCTGGATATGACTGGAAAAGTTATTATTGTCACTGGAGGAAGCATGGGAATCGGCCTGCATATAGTCGAAGATCTTCTTTCTGCCGGGGCAACAGTCGTAATTGCAGATAAGAGCAAAAATGATGAGCTTGCATCAAAAGAAAATGTTTTTCATTTTACATGTGATATTTCTAAAAAAATAGAAGTAGATTCTTTGATGGAGGAAACAGTAAAGAAATTTGGAAAAATTGACGGATTAGTAAACAATGCCGCTGTCCACGGCCCGCGACTCCTTGTAGATTATTACAATAATGACCCTGAACGCGAAGCAAGCGAGAAAGATTTCGATTTTATGGTGAGTGTTAATCTGAAAGGAGCTTTTTTTTGCTCACAGGCAGCTGCCCGTATTATGATTAGACAAAAGAGCGGAGTTATCGTAAACATAAGTTCTGAAGCCGGCAATGAAGGGTCTCTGGGACAAAGTATCTACTCAGCTACCAAAGGGGCTCTTAATGCATTTACTCTTTCATGGGCAAAGGAACTGGGAAGATTTAATATCAGAGTTATAGGCGTGGCACCGGGAATTAATGAGCCTACACCTATGGGTAATGCTGAGCATGTCGCGGAATTCGCATATGCACGCGGTGTAAAACCTTCTGATGTTTCTCCTGATTATGCTAAAACCCTTCCACTGGGAAGAGTGGGAAAACTGGATGAAATCGCTGATCTGGTGACATATCTTTTATCAGAGCGTTCATCATATATAACTGGTACAATTGTCAATGTTACAGGCGGAAAATCAAGAGGATAG
- a CDS encoding PTS sugar transporter subunit IIA, producing the protein MNTYPWIIIMTHGNFGAELKKSAELVLGPLKDVYCLSLNEGVDPMELSEELAGILEKAPDNTIILTDLYGGTPSNVAAIYAARKDYTVISGVNFPILIEAEMSRTPEECEDSDNCGTTAERLISAGTAGISDIRKIMEEMRKK; encoded by the coding sequence ATGAATACTTATCCCTGGATAATTATTATGACACACGGGAACTTCGGAGCCGAATTAAAAAAGAGTGCCGAACTGGTCTTAGGTCCGCTTAAAGATGTTTACTGCCTTTCATTAAACGAAGGTGTAGACCCTATGGAACTTTCCGAAGAACTCGCCGGAATCCTTGAAAAAGCTCCGGATAACACAATCATCTTAACAGATTTATATGGCGGGACTCCGTCCAATGTTGCTGCCATATATGCAGCAAGAAAGGATTATACAGTAATCAGCGGTGTTAATTTTCCTATTCTTATCGAAGCCGAAATGAGCAGAACTCCAGAAGAATGTGAAGATTCCGACAACTGCGGTACTACAGCCGAAAGATTAATTTCTGCAGGAACCGCAGGCATATCAGATATAAGAAAAATTATGGAGGAGATGAGGAAAAAATGA
- a CDS encoding PTS sugar transporter subunit IIB, with protein MIDGIKLVRVDFRLIHGQVITKWSNTISAKEIVVVNDQLSKDEYMAEIYIMAAPPGMKVHVLSINDFVAKAKEGTYASGNILVLFKNIKDSKDVVELGIPFKQVQIGGLGSGNGRTSVVKGISIDMEDVENLAFIQNSGAEVSFQVTPEEQKLSLEKASKKVRG; from the coding sequence ATGATAGACGGTATTAAGCTGGTTCGTGTTGATTTCAGACTCATTCACGGACAGGTAATCACAAAATGGAGCAATACTATCTCTGCTAAAGAAATAGTTGTAGTTAATGATCAGCTATCTAAAGATGAATATATGGCTGAAATATATATCATGGCTGCACCGCCCGGTATGAAAGTCCATGTTCTTTCTATAAACGATTTTGTTGCAAAGGCAAAAGAAGGCACATATGCATCTGGAAATATACTGGTTCTTTTCAAAAATATCAAAGATTCAAAAGATGTGGTAGAGCTGGGAATTCCTTTTAAACAGGTTCAGATAGGCGGACTTGGAAGCGGAAACGGAAGAACCTCTGTGGTGAAAGGTATTTCCATTGATATGGAAGATGTGGAAAATCTGGCTTTTATTCAAAATTCAGGAGCTGAAGTTTCATTTCAGGTAACTCCTGAGGAACAAAAATTATCATTAGAAAAAGCTTCTAAGAAAGTGAGGGGATAA
- a CDS encoding PTS sugar transporter subunit IIC, producing the protein MLIVSIFTGIYYWIMKTDVGYAITHAIRQPLFSALLIGLIMGDVKQAVIIGAAVQILYIGLVAAGSNLPADDCLAGLIAIPIALRSGLSPELAIAIAVPVGVMGVFVDQLRKTINVIFVHMADKYAEEGNTRQITLCNVLYPTLLSFFMRFPIPFLANLYGADAVKSFMDTVPQWIIHGFSVAGGLLPALGFALTMFVIGRKELLPWFFIGYFMIRFSGMPVIGAAIFGLCAVLLITMYKRKSEEA; encoded by the coding sequence ATGTTAATAGTAAGTATTTTTACAGGAATTTATTATTGGATTATGAAAACCGACGTGGGATATGCTATTACCCATGCAATACGTCAGCCGCTGTTCTCTGCCCTTTTAATAGGACTCATCATGGGTGATGTGAAACAGGCCGTTATTATCGGAGCTGCTGTACAGATTTTATATATTGGTTTAGTGGCTGCGGGATCAAATCTCCCGGCTGATGACTGTCTCGCCGGACTTATTGCAATACCTATTGCTTTGAGATCAGGTCTTTCTCCTGAGCTGGCTATAGCTATTGCTGTTCCTGTGGGTGTAATGGGTGTTTTCGTTGACCAGCTTAGAAAAACAATTAATGTAATTTTTGTTCATATGGCTGATAAGTATGCTGAAGAGGGAAACACAAGACAAATTACTCTGTGTAATGTTTTATACCCTACTTTATTAAGCTTTTTCATGCGTTTTCCCATACCTTTTCTTGCTAACTTATACGGGGCAGATGCGGTGAAATCTTTTATGGATACAGTACCACAATGGATTATCCATGGTTTCAGCGTAGCAGGAGGACTTCTTCCGGCTCTGGGGTTTGCACTTACTATGTTTGTAATAGGAAGAAAAGAACTGCTTCCTTGGTTTTTTATAGGATATTTTATGATAAGATTCAGCGGAATGCCTGTAATAGGGGCTGCAATCTTTGGATTATGCGCTGTTCTTCTGATTACTATGTATAAAAGAAAAAGTGAGGAGGCTTAA
- a CDS encoding PTS system mannose/fructose/sorbose family transporter subunit IID: MENNEEKKLITVKDVRSHWLRYYMTCEMGISYERLQAVGLCSALVPVLKKLYPNKEDLSKALQRHLVFYNTEAVFGSLINGIVIAMEEQKANGEPIEDETITSLKTGLMGPLAGIGDSIDWATLKPIIFALAATLSATGNPIGCFVLLALPVIQIAIGLNLSVYGYKTGRSSIRDILNSGHIKELILGASTLGLFMMGALSSTYVKLTSPLVINFGNGNEPFVLQNVIDGIVPGLLPLAAVLGIYWWLNNKNQKMIMIMIVILAVSLIGAITGLL, translated from the coding sequence ATGGAAAATAATGAAGAAAAAAAATTAATTACCGTGAAAGATGTAAGAAGCCACTGGCTTAGATACTATATGACATGCGAAATGGGGATTTCTTATGAACGTCTTCAGGCTGTGGGTCTTTGTTCAGCTCTGGTTCCTGTTTTGAAAAAGCTTTATCCTAATAAGGAAGATCTTTCAAAAGCTCTTCAGAGACACCTTGTATTTTATAATACAGAAGCTGTTTTTGGTTCACTTATAAACGGGATTGTAATTGCCATGGAAGAGCAGAAAGCAAATGGGGAGCCTATTGAGGATGAAACAATTACCAGTCTTAAGACAGGTCTTATGGGACCTCTTGCCGGTATTGGCGATTCTATTGACTGGGCTACCTTAAAACCGATTATTTTCGCACTTGCAGCTACTCTGTCTGCTACGGGAAATCCAATAGGATGCTTTGTCCTTCTGGCTCTGCCGGTAATTCAGATAGCTATCGGGCTGAATCTTTCAGTTTATGGTTATAAAACAGGACGTTCGTCTATCAGAGATATATTAAATTCAGGTCATATAAAAGAATTGATCCTTGGTGCAAGTACACTCGGACTATTTATGATGGGAGCTTTATCTTCTACATATGTGAAACTTACTTCTCCCCTTGTTATCAATTTCGGAAACGGAAATGAACCGTTTGTGCTGCAGAATGTAATTGACGGGATTGTACCCGGACTGCTTCCTCTTGCAGCAGTTTTAGGAATCTACTGGTGGCTGAATAATAAAAATCAGAAAATGATTATGATTATGATAGTTATACTGGCAGTTTCACTTATAGGTGCAATTACAGGACTTCTTTAA